A region of Staphylococcus sp. IVB6181 DNA encodes the following proteins:
- the ald gene encoding alanine dehydrogenase, whose translation MKIGIPKEIKNNENRVGLSPSGVHALVEKGHTVNVEQNAGEGSFFTNEDYKAAGATIVDGPAEAWDAEMVIKVKEPIEPEYKYFKKDLILFTYLHLANDETLTKELVDNGVVAIAYETVQLPDNSLPLLTPMSEVAGRMSAQIGAQFLQKFYGGMGVLLGGIPGVPKGKVTIIGGGQAGTNAAKIALGLGADVTILDVNPKRLQELEDLFDGRVHTIMSNPLNIEESVTQSDLVIGAVLIPGAKAPKLVTEDMVKKMKDGSVLVDIAIDQGGIFETSDRVTTHDDPTFIKHGVVHYSVANMPGAVPRTATIGLNNATLPYALQIANKGYLNALRDNQPLSLGLNVFDGKVTNEGVAKAFELPYTPVDQALI comes from the coding sequence ATGAAAATAGGTATTCCAAAAGAGATAAAAAATAATGAAAACAGAGTAGGGTTATCACCAAGCGGTGTTCACGCATTAGTTGAGAAAGGGCACACAGTTAATGTAGAACAAAACGCTGGTGAAGGTTCATTCTTTACAAATGAAGATTACAAAGCAGCAGGTGCAACAATTGTTGACGGACCTGCAGAGGCTTGGGATGCAGAAATGGTGATCAAGGTTAAAGAACCTATTGAGCCAGAATACAAATACTTCAAAAAGGATTTAATCTTATTCACTTATCTGCATTTAGCAAACGACGAAACGTTAACTAAAGAATTAGTTGATAACGGCGTTGTTGCAATTGCATACGAAACAGTGCAATTACCAGATAATTCATTACCATTATTAACGCCAATGAGTGAAGTTGCAGGAAGAATGTCAGCACAAATCGGTGCGCAATTCTTGCAAAAATTCTACGGCGGTATGGGTGTCTTGCTAGGAGGTATTCCTGGTGTACCTAAAGGTAAAGTAACAATTATCGGCGGTGGTCAAGCAGGTACAAATGCTGCGAAAATCGCTTTAGGTTTAGGCGCAGATGTAACAATCTTAGACGTTAATCCAAAACGTCTTCAAGAACTTGAAGATTTATTTGATGGACGTGTGCATACAATTATGTCTAACCCATTAAATATCGAAGAAAGTGTTACACAAAGCGACTTAGTTATCGGTGCTGTATTAATTCCAGGTGCTAAAGCGCCGAAACTTGTTACTGAAGACATGGTTAAGAAAATGAAAGACGGTTCTGTTTTAGTTGATATTGCAATCGACCAAGGCGGTATTTTCGAAACATCTGACCGTGTAACAACACACGATGATCCGACTTTCATTAAACATGGCGTAGTACACTATTCAGTAGCGAATATGCCAGGTGCAGTACCGCGTACTGCTACTATCGGTTTAAATAATGCGACTTTACCATATGCATTGCAAATCGCGAACAAAGGCTATTTAAATGCATTACGTGACAACCAACCATTATCATTAGGTTTAAACGTATTTGACGGTAAAGTTACAAATGAAGGTGTAGCTAAAGCGTTTGAACTTCCGTATACACCAGTAGATCAAGCATTAATTTAA
- a CDS encoding M24 family metallopeptidase: MKTEEIVKEIRNQDAGAAWITTPLNVFYFSGYLSDPHERLLALLITAEGEEVLFCPKLEVEEVKASPFKGKVVGNADGEDPFKLVDYQFDKILVEEDHLTLKRQKELVEGFGAKDFGPIDDTIKALRNVKTPEEIEKIQKAAELADKCIEIGVDFLKEGVTERQVVRHIEYEIQTNYGITDMSFPTMVLFGDHAASPHGIPGDRQLQKDEYVLFDLGVIYENYCSDMTRTVAFGNPSDKAKEVYNVVLEAEKAAIDMIKPGVVIGDVDRKARGIISDAGYGEYFVHRLGHGLGLEEHEYQDVAGFNTNKFVPGMVITVEPGVYVPGEVGVRIEDDILVTEDGHKVLTHYEK, translated from the coding sequence TTGAAAACAGAAGAAATTGTTAAAGAAATACGTAATCAAGATGCTGGGGCTGCTTGGATTACAACACCGCTTAACGTATTCTACTTTTCAGGTTACTTAAGCGATCCGCATGAACGCCTTTTAGCCTTATTAATTACTGCTGAAGGTGAAGAAGTACTCTTCTGCCCTAAATTAGAAGTAGAAGAAGTTAAAGCATCACCTTTCAAAGGCAAAGTTGTAGGTAATGCTGATGGCGAAGACCCATTCAAATTAGTAGATTATCAATTCGACAAAATTTTAGTCGAAGAAGATCACTTAACATTGAAACGTCAAAAAGAGTTAGTCGAAGGCTTCGGCGCAAAAGACTTCGGTCCGATTGACGACACTATCAAAGCATTGCGTAATGTGAAAACACCAGAAGAAATCGAAAAAATCCAAAAAGCTGCTGAACTTGCAGATAAATGCATTGAAATCGGTGTAGATTTCTTAAAAGAAGGCGTAACTGAAAGACAAGTTGTGCGTCATATCGAATATGAAATCCAAACAAACTACGGTATCACTGACATGAGTTTCCCGACAATGGTATTATTCGGAGATCATGCAGCTTCACCTCACGGTATTCCTGGAGACCGTCAACTTCAAAAAGACGAATATGTCCTATTTGATTTAGGTGTTATCTATGAAAACTATTGCAGCGACATGACAAGAACAGTTGCTTTCGGCAATCCTAGCGATAAAGCAAAAGAAGTTTATAATGTAGTACTTGAAGCAGAAAAAGCTGCTATTGATATGATTAAACCGGGCGTAGTTATCGGTGACGTTGATCGAAAAGCACGCGGTATCATTTCTGATGCGGGTTACGGCGAATATTTCGTTCACCGTTTAGGCCATGGTTTAGGCTTAGAAGAACATGAATATCAAGATGTTGCCGGATTCAATACAAACAAATTTGTACCAGGCATGGTTATCACTGTTGAACCAGGCGTTTATGTACCGGGAGAAGTCGGTGTACGTATCGAAGATGATATTTTAGTCACTGAAGACGGACATAAAGTATTAACACACTACGAAAAATAA
- a CDS encoding metal-dependent hydrolase: MKLSFHGQSTIYFEANGKKVIVDPFITGNELSDLDAENLEVDYIVLTHGHADHFGDTVEIAKKNNATVVGLAEVADYLSTAKGVENVHPMNIGGKWKFDFGTVKYVQAFHSSSITNEEGIPVYLGASTGLILELEGKTIYHCGDTGLFSDMKLIAERHPVDVCFVPIGDNFTMGIEDASYAINELIKPKISVPVHYNTFPYIEQDPEEFKSLAKEGEVQILKPGEAVQF; the protein is encoded by the coding sequence ATGAAATTATCATTTCATGGACAATCAACAATCTATTTTGAAGCAAACGGTAAGAAAGTTATTGTAGATCCGTTTATTACAGGTAACGAATTATCTGATTTAGATGCAGAAAACCTAGAGGTCGACTATATCGTGTTAACACACGGCCATGCTGATCACTTTGGCGATACTGTTGAAATAGCTAAAAAGAATAATGCAACAGTAGTGGGATTAGCAGAAGTTGCAGATTATTTATCAACAGCAAAAGGTGTTGAGAATGTACATCCGATGAACATCGGAGGCAAATGGAAATTTGATTTCGGTACAGTGAAATATGTTCAAGCATTCCACAGTTCAAGTATTACAAACGAAGAAGGCATTCCTGTTTACTTAGGTGCTTCAACAGGATTGATTTTAGAATTAGAAGGCAAAACAATTTATCATTGCGGCGACACTGGCTTATTCAGCGACATGAAATTAATTGCTGAACGTCATCCAGTCGATGTATGCTTCGTACCAATCGGCGACAATTTCACGATGGGTATCGAAGATGCAAGTTATGCGATTAATGAATTAATTAAACCGAAAATTTCTGTACCTGTACATTACAATACGTTCCCTTATATCGAACAAGATCCAGAAGAGTTCAAATCACTTGCTAAAGAAGGGGAAGTACAAATCCTTAAACCAGGTGAAGCTGTTCAATTCTAA
- a CDS encoding universal stress protein encodes MYKNILLGVDTDLENKKALENVKKLSGEGTIVTLLNAISEQDAQASIKGGTHLNELTKARSKELQPTRDILDGYGIEYDEIIVRGNPKEELVKFANSGDYDILVVSNRKAQARKKFVLGSVSHKVAKRAHIPVLIVK; translated from the coding sequence ATGTATAAAAACATTTTACTTGGCGTTGATACAGATTTAGAAAACAAAAAAGCACTGGAAAACGTTAAAAAATTATCTGGTGAAGGCACAATTGTCACTTTATTAAATGCTATTTCAGAACAAGATGCGCAAGCATCAATCAAAGGCGGCACACATCTAAATGAATTAACAAAAGCACGCAGCAAAGAATTACAACCTACGCGTGATATTCTTGACGGCTATGGTATTGAATACGATGAGATTATCGTGCGCGGCAATCCGAAAGAAGAATTAGTAAAATTTGCGAACAGCGGTGATTACGACATCTTAGTAGTAAGTAACCGAAAAGCACAAGCAAGAAAAAAATTCGTACTTGGCAGTGTCAGCCATAAAGTAGCGAAACGTGCTCATATCCCTGTATTAATCGTAAAATAA
- a CDS encoding DRTGG domain-containing protein produces the protein MTKHEQILAHIESLAVGQKISVRKIAKDLEVSEGTAYRAIKDAEQLGLVATIDRVGTVRIEKKTREQIEQLTFGEIVKIIDGQVLAGRNGLHNTLSKFAIGAMKLENVVKYLTKHTLLIVGNRTDVQLEALRHGSAVLITGGFNTTPEIKRYADQHNLPILSSNYDSYLVANMINRAMYNQIIRKEILIVEDIVKPVTDETVVKESMTVADLKKRSQQSGHSRFPVVDDDFKLVGIVTSKDIISKDSDEYVHKVMTKPVLNVQLSTTVATCAHMMIWEGIELLPVTTVNKKLLGVVSREDVLRAMQLLGRQPQVGETINDQVGKYISVNKDKITVDVAPQLTSQYGTLSKGAFVAIIEETIRFKMRQLKKQEVMIESLSIIYMKTVSIETELEIQYNMLDVGRNFAKIEVSMQADQQDVAKALIICQMLES, from the coding sequence ATGACAAAACATGAACAAATTCTTGCACATATTGAATCACTTGCGGTAGGTCAGAAAATATCAGTCCGCAAAATAGCTAAAGATTTAGAAGTATCTGAAGGTACTGCATATCGCGCAATCAAAGATGCAGAACAGTTAGGTCTCGTTGCTACGATAGATCGCGTAGGAACTGTAAGAATTGAAAAGAAAACAAGAGAACAGATAGAACAATTGACCTTCGGGGAGATTGTCAAAATTATAGATGGGCAAGTATTAGCTGGACGCAACGGCTTGCATAACACATTGTCAAAATTTGCGATAGGCGCAATGAAGCTAGAGAACGTAGTCAAATATTTAACAAAACATACATTACTTATTGTCGGAAACAGAACAGATGTACAGCTTGAGGCTTTGCGCCATGGAAGTGCTGTATTAATTACAGGCGGATTCAATACGACGCCTGAAATCAAACGTTATGCAGATCAACACAATTTGCCGATTTTATCTTCAAACTATGATTCGTATTTAGTCGCAAATATGATTAACCGTGCGATGTATAATCAAATTATTCGTAAAGAGATTCTCATCGTTGAGGATATTGTTAAACCGGTAACGGATGAAACAGTTGTCAAAGAGTCAATGACAGTCGCCGATTTAAAAAAGCGTTCTCAACAATCAGGACATTCCAGATTCCCTGTTGTTGATGATGACTTTAAACTCGTAGGAATTGTGACAAGCAAAGATATTATTTCTAAAGACTCTGATGAATATGTGCATAAAGTTATGACAAAGCCAGTACTTAACGTACAATTGTCTACTACAGTAGCAACTTGTGCGCATATGATGATTTGGGAAGGTATTGAATTGCTTCCGGTTACAACCGTCAATAAAAAGCTTCTAGGTGTAGTTTCCCGTGAAGACGTATTGAGAGCGATGCAATTATTAGGCCGTCAGCCGCAAGTCGGTGAAACAATCAATGACCAAGTCGGCAAATACATTTCTGTTAACAAAGATAAAATCACAGTAGATGTTGCACCGCAATTAACAAGCCAATACGGGACTTTAAGTAAAGGCGCCTTTGTTGCAATCATTGAAGAAACGATACGTTTTAAGATGAGACAATTGAAAAAACAAGAAGTCATGATTGAAAGTCTCAGTATTATCTATATGAAAACTGTGTCGATTGAAACAGAACTTGAAATCCAATACAACATGCTAGATGTAGGGCGTAATTTTGCTAAAATAGAAGTAAGCATGCAAGCCGATCAGCAAGATGTCGCAAAAGCATTGATTATTTGCCAAATGCTTGAAAGCTGA
- a CDS encoding bifunctional oligoribonuclease/PAP phosphatase NrnA, producing the protein MNTFNEIMEQIEQADTIIIHRHVRPDPDAYGSQLGLKSYLQLKFPNKQIYAVGESESSLDFMGTFDAVDDAVYQNALVIVCDTANAPRIDDQRYNTGKGLIKIDHHPPIDQYGDLNYVNTEASSTSEIIFDIIRHFNNTSVINEETARLLYLGIVGDTGRFLFNNTTPHTMKSAAQLLEYPFEHNAELNKMAEKDPKLMLFQGYVLQHFDMNENGFAKVQITDEVLKEYGLAPNEASQFVNTISDLRGLKIWVFAVDEGSEIRCRIRSKNIVINDVAQAFGGGGHPNASGVSVDSWEEFDRLAEALNQKLID; encoded by the coding sequence ATGAACACGTTTAATGAAATTATGGAACAAATTGAACAAGCAGATACGATTATTATTCACCGTCACGTACGTCCAGATCCTGATGCGTACGGTTCTCAACTTGGATTAAAATCCTACTTGCAATTGAAATTTCCGAATAAACAAATTTATGCAGTAGGGGAAAGCGAATCTTCACTTGATTTTATGGGAACTTTTGATGCAGTGGATGATGCTGTGTATCAAAATGCACTTGTAATTGTGTGCGATACAGCAAATGCACCGAGAATCGATGATCAACGTTATAATACAGGCAAGGGCTTGATTAAAATCGATCATCATCCGCCTATTGATCAATATGGTGATTTGAACTATGTCAATACTGAAGCTTCTTCTACAAGTGAAATCATCTTTGATATCATTCGTCATTTTAACAATACGTCTGTAATTAATGAAGAGACTGCACGCTTGCTTTATTTAGGTATTGTCGGCGACACTGGCAGATTCTTATTCAATAACACTACACCGCATACAATGAAGTCAGCGGCACAATTATTGGAATATCCGTTTGAACATAATGCGGAATTGAATAAAATGGCAGAAAAAGACCCTAAATTAATGCTGTTCCAAGGCTATGTTTTGCAGCATTTCGATATGAATGAAAATGGGTTTGCGAAAGTACAAATTACAGATGAAGTATTAAAAGAATACGGCTTAGCACCCAATGAAGCTTCGCAATTTGTTAACACTATTTCAGATTTGCGCGGATTGAAAATCTGGGTATTTGCTGTAGATGAAGGCAGTGAAATCCGTTGCCGTATCCGTTCGAAAAATATAGTAATCAATGATGTTGCACAAGCTTTCGGAGGCGGCGGCCATCCGAATGCATCTGGCGTTTCAGTAGACAGCTGGGAAGAGTTCGACCGCTTAGCTGAAGCGTTAAACCAAAAGTTGATTGATTAA